From Leptolyngbya sp. 'hensonii':
GCCCACAAATGAAAAACCTGTTCCCAGTTCCAGCAGGAAATCCCGGATGCGGGATACCAGGGCACGTTCCAGATCGCGCTCCTGAGCTTCCTTCTCCAGAGTTAAAAAGTCGAAATTATAGGGGTCTTTCAATAACTGCTGGGCCAAATCTGATTGGGGCTTCGGCAAAGTGCTTTCAAAATTGGTGATAGCCCCACCCTGGCGATGATACAGTCCCGTTTCGATCTGCATCTCCAGGACAGCTCGACTCCAGCCATTGGAGATCGTCTCGTGAACGTACCAAATTCGCTGCTCCAGGTCTTTCACCCGGTCCAACAATACACAGTGATGACGCCATGGAATTTGTCCACCAACCTGGTGGACAAATTGGTTATCGGGATAAGCTTCGGCGAAAGCCCGCATATAGAGCAGGTTTGTACGGGAAAATCCCTTCATGTCTGGAAATTCCTGCTTCAGGTCTTTGGCCAAACGCTCAACGACCTTAGCCCCCCACCCCTCCTGCTGTTGACGAATGAGAATGTCTCTGCCAATCTGCCAATACAGTCGGATCAACTCCTGATTAACAGCAAGTGCTGCTTTAATTTGGGCACCTCGAATACGGGTTTTGAGATCGCTGAGGAAAGTGGAGTAGCTCTCGTCAGAAGGAAACAGGGAAGGGGTTTTCGTCATGGGAGTAGACTGATCGTGATGCCAATATACCCTCTTTGATCGAAGGCTAATTGCGAATTTCTGAATGATAGATATCACCACCATTCAGAAATTTTGGTCAGTCCGTAGTCAAGGTCTGGATCTGCCGCTCGATCGCTCTCAACTGATCGCGCCTCCCCTTGGCAGCGATCGCCGCCTGATGCTCCGGTGAACCCACTGCCCCAATGTACTGGCTCTTCACGAAAGCGGCTGAATCTCCCTTGCTCCGCTTGGAGGTGAACATAGGCTTCGCGCTCCGCCACCAGGCTTGCCGGAAGTTGCGGTTTTTGACCTTCCCTGTTTCGATCCAACAGCAGSCAGGSGCGATCGGCCCCTCCGCCCTGATTTGATCCCGTTCTCGCTCTAACTGGGCTAGGGCATCATGCAGGGCCTCCGCCTCCTGTTTCCTATCTGGTTGGTCCACTCTTATAGCAGCCGGTTGCAGCCGGGTTCCCGCTAGAGCR
This genomic window contains:
- a CDS encoding PDDEXK nuclease domain-containing protein is translated as MTKTPSLFPSDESYSTFLSDLKTRIRGAQIKAALAVNQELIRLYWQIGRDILIRQQQEGWGAKVVERLAKDLKQEFPDMKGFSRTNLLYMRAFAEAYPDNQFVHQVGGQIPWRHHCVLLDRVKDLEQRIWYVHETISNGWSRAVLEMQIETGLYHRQGGAITNFESTLPKPQSDLAQQLLKDPYNFDFLTLEKEAQERDLERALVSRIRDFLLELGTGFSFVGSQYRLEVDGEEYFIDLLFYHLRLRCYVVIDLKMTEFKPEYSGKMNFYVSAVNLLLRHPDDQPTIGIILCKSKKKTVAELALQGMTQPIGVSTHKIGSTIPDQLQGIMPTVEQLELEVDAAATELEGDRDGS